The Henckelia pumila isolate YLH828 chromosome 2, ASM3356847v2, whole genome shotgun sequence genome includes a window with the following:
- the LOC140881509 gene encoding glutathione gamma-glutamylcysteinyltransferase 1 isoform X2 → MAMAGLYRRVLPSPPAIDFASFEGKKLFTEAIHNGTMEGFFKLISYFQTQSEPAYCGLASLSMVLNALAIDPGRRWKGPWRWFDESMLDCCEPLEKVKDKGIPFGKVVCLAHCAGADVKAFRTNQSTFDEFRKYVMECSSSDDCHLISSYNRETFNQTGTGHFSPIGGYHAERDMALILDVARFKYPPHWVPLKLLWDAMNTIDETTGQQRGFMLVSRHQREPALLYTLSCKDESWTRTAKYLMDDVPMLLSANTEKDVKNVLSTVVTSLPSNFSEFIKWVAEVRRREDGDQGLSQEEKGRLAIKGEVLKQVQETGLYKMVTDLLSTEKLVCQFNQTSDPWDSLPNIAATVCCQGAGIFAGISGSSNRFCCRETCVRCYRATNGVKPVTVVSGTVVNGNGEHGVDMLVPSSQTEASSCPSGSCGYSGMHPASNDVLTALLLALPPETWSGIKDETVSQEIFGLVSTDSLPPLLQGEIIHLRGQLLMLKRCNDNKVEEDLGAPPI, encoded by the exons ATGGCGATGGCAGGCTTGTACAGGCGTGTACTCCCTTCTCCTCCTGCCATTGATTTTGCTTCTTTTGAAGGCAAG AAACTCTTCACAGAGGCCATTCACAATGGTACTATGGAAGGATTTTTCAAGCTGATTTCTTATTTTCAGACGCAATCTGAACCTGCCTATTGTGGTTTGGCTAGCCTTTCAATGGTCTTGAATGCCCTTGCTATTGATCCAGGTAGAAGATGGAAAG GGCCTTGGAGATGGTTCGATGAATCGATGTTGGATTGCTGCGAGCCTCTAGAAAAGGTCAAGGACAAAGGTATTCCATTTGGGAAGGTTGTTTGCTTGGCCCATTGTGCTGGAGCTGACGTCAAAGCTTTTCGCACAAATCAGAGCACTTTTGATGAATTTCGGAAGTATGTGATGGAGTGTTCAAGTTCAGATGATTGCCATCTGATTTCATCTTATAACAGAGAAACATTTAACCAG ACTGGGACAGGTCATTTTTCACCAATTGGGGGATATCATGCTGAACGCGATATGGCCTTGATTCTAGATGTTGCGCGGTTTAAATATCCTCCTCACTGGGTCCCACTTAAGCTTCTTTGGGATGCCATGAATACTATTGACGAAACAACTGGACAACAACGTGG GTTCATGCTCGTGTCGAGGCATCAGAGAGAACCGGCTTTGCTGTATACCCTG AGCTGCAAGGATGAGAGTTGGACCAGGACTGCAAAATATTTGATGGATGATGTTCCAATGCTGTTAAGTGCAAATACTGAGAAGGATGTCAAGAATGTTCTCTCCACAGTTGTCACGTCTCTCCCttcaaatttttctgagtttatTAAGTGGGTTGCTGAGGTTCGCAGAAGAGAGGATGGTGATCAAGGTTTAAGTCAAGAGGAAAAAGGAAGGCTTGCTATCAAG ggAGAGGTGTTGAAACAAGTGCAAGAAACTGGCCTTTATAAGATGGTGACGGATCTTTTATCTACAGAAAAACTTGTCTGCCAGTTTAACCAAACTTCAGATCCGTGGGATAGTTTGCCAAATATTGCTGCTACTGTTTGCTGCCAAGGGGCTGGAATATTTGCTGGGATATCTGGTTCGTCAAATAGGTTTTGCTGTCGGGAAACGTGTGTAAGATGTTACAGGGCTACTAATGGCGTCAAGCCTGTTACAGTAGTGTCTGGTACAGTGGTCAATGGCAATGGAGAGCATGGAGTTGATATGCTGGTGCCATCATCTCAAACTGAGGCTAGCAGCTGCCCTTCTGGCTCGTGTGGTTACTCTGGTATGCATCCAGCAAGTAATGATGTCTTGACGGCCCTTTTACTTGCATTACCCCCTGAAACATGGTCTGGTATCAAAGACGAGACGGTTTCACAGGAAATATTTGGCTTAGTTTCAACAGATAGCCTTCCTCCACTACTTCAAGGAGAG ATTATTCACTTGAGAGGTCAGCTACTTATGCTGAAGCGATGCAATGATAACAAGGTAGAAGAGGATCTAGGTGCTCCCCCAATCTAA
- the LOC140884725 gene encoding CRIB domain-containing protein RIC6-like, protein MHVPLNCREEEDIKMSTKVKGLLKGLRYISQIFEDEKEPEMQIGLPTDVKHVAHIGWDGPSIDSPSWMKDFSSQTGFQSAPLGPPPEELADNPEIKWVSADSGRGIKSANSPRKDLPELPKSSRRHASADNNTTDSPRKKDSSTKSRHSRRNHSKDSSEGGSVKSTRQLQESSQGTSSPSRDLPDIPKKSRRKKSKESVSSGGSSKSRSKGSNSNGPDAAGSTLGNTSFGPSPIPSIQEEEDESRLKSSGH, encoded by the exons ATGCATGTTCCCTTGAATTGCAGAGAAGAAGAAGATATAAAGATGTCGACTAAGGTGAAGGGCCTTTTGAAAGGCCTAAGATACATTTCCCAGATATTCG AGGATGAAAAAGAGCCAGAAATGCAGATTGGCTTACCCACAGATGTAAAGCATGTAGCTCACATAGGATGGGATGGACCATCCATTGATTCACCAAGCTGG ATGAAAGATTTTTCATCTCAAACAGGATTCCAGTCCGCGCCGTTGGGCCCTCCTCCAGAAGAACTTGCAGATAACCCTGAAATCAAATGGGTTTCAGCAG ATTCAGGGAGAGGCATCAAATCAGCAAATTCTCCACGCAAGGATCTCCCTGAGTTACCAAAATCTTCCAGGCGCCATGCCTCAGCAGACAACAACACAACCGACTCCCCGAGAAAGAAAGACTCATCAACCAAATCAAGACATTCAAGAAGGAATCATTCCAAGGATTCATCAGAAGGTGGCAGCGTCAAGTCCACTCGCCAGCTACAAGAATCGAGCCAAGGAACCAGTTCGCCCTCACGAGACCTCCCCGACATCCCCAAGAAATCGCGTAGAAAGAAGTCCAAGGAGTCTGTCAGCAGCGGTGGATCATCCAAATCAAGATCCAAAGGCTCCAACTCCAATGGACCTGATGCTGCTGGCTCCACGTTAGGAAACACCAGCTTTGGACCGAGTCCTATTCCGAGTATACAAGAAGAAGAGGATGAGAGTAGATTAAAGTCTAGTGGGCATTGA
- the LOC140883847 gene encoding large ribosomal subunit protein eL14z-like → MPFKRYVEIGRVALVNYGKDYGQLVVIVDVIDQNRALVDAPGIVRSQMNFKRLSLTDIKIDIKRVPKKKTLIAAMEAADVKNKWESSSWGRKLIVQKRRAALNDFDRFKLMLAKIKRAGVVRQELAKLKKESAA, encoded by the exons ATG CCGTTCAAGAGGTACGTGGAGATCGGAAGGGTTGCCCTTGTCAATTACGGGAAGGACTACGGGCAGCTTGTCGTCATCGTTGACGTCATCGACCAGAACCGG GCTCTTGTGGATGCTCCTGGCATTGTCCGGAGCCAGATGAACTTCAAGAGGCTTTCCCTCACAGACATAAAAATCGATATTAAAAGGGTTCCCAAGAAGAAGACCCTTATAGCTGCCATGGAAGCTGCCG ATGTCAAGAACAAGTGGGAGAGCAGCTCATGGGGTCGGAAGTTGATTGTACAAAAGAGAAGAGCTGCTCTTAATGATTTTGATAGGTTCAAGTTAATGCTGGCCAAAATCAAG AGGGCTGGTGTTGTCAGGCAGGAACTTGCCAAGCTTAAGAAAGAGAGTGCAGCCTGA
- the LOC140881509 gene encoding glutathione gamma-glutamylcysteinyltransferase 1 isoform X1, with the protein MAMAGLYRRVLPSPPAIDFASFEGKKLFTEAIHNGTMEGFFKLISYFQTQSEPAYCGLASLSMVLNALAIDPGRRWKGPWRWFDESMLDCCEPLEKVKDKGIPFGKVVCLAHCAGADVKAFRTNQSTFDEFRKYVMECSSSDDCHLISSYNRETFNQTGTGHFSPIGGYHAERDMALILDVARFKYPPHWVPLKLLWDAMNTIDETTGQQRGFMLVSRHQREPALLYTLSCKDESWTRTAKYLMDDVPMLLSANTEKDVKNVLSTVVTSLPSNFSEFIKWVAEVRRREDGDQGLSQEEKGRLAIKGEVLKQVQETGLYKMVTDLLSTEKLVCQFNQTSDPWDSLPNIAATVCCQGAGIFAGISGSSNRFCCRETCVRCYRATNGVKPVTVVSGTVVNGNGEHGVDMLVPSSQTEASSCPSGSCGYSGMHPASNDVLTALLLALPPETWSGIKDETVSQEIFGLVSTDSLPPLLQGEIIHLRGQLLMLKRCNDNKVEEDLGSIALSSCRCTSQGANSF; encoded by the exons ATGGCGATGGCAGGCTTGTACAGGCGTGTACTCCCTTCTCCTCCTGCCATTGATTTTGCTTCTTTTGAAGGCAAG AAACTCTTCACAGAGGCCATTCACAATGGTACTATGGAAGGATTTTTCAAGCTGATTTCTTATTTTCAGACGCAATCTGAACCTGCCTATTGTGGTTTGGCTAGCCTTTCAATGGTCTTGAATGCCCTTGCTATTGATCCAGGTAGAAGATGGAAAG GGCCTTGGAGATGGTTCGATGAATCGATGTTGGATTGCTGCGAGCCTCTAGAAAAGGTCAAGGACAAAGGTATTCCATTTGGGAAGGTTGTTTGCTTGGCCCATTGTGCTGGAGCTGACGTCAAAGCTTTTCGCACAAATCAGAGCACTTTTGATGAATTTCGGAAGTATGTGATGGAGTGTTCAAGTTCAGATGATTGCCATCTGATTTCATCTTATAACAGAGAAACATTTAACCAG ACTGGGACAGGTCATTTTTCACCAATTGGGGGATATCATGCTGAACGCGATATGGCCTTGATTCTAGATGTTGCGCGGTTTAAATATCCTCCTCACTGGGTCCCACTTAAGCTTCTTTGGGATGCCATGAATACTATTGACGAAACAACTGGACAACAACGTGG GTTCATGCTCGTGTCGAGGCATCAGAGAGAACCGGCTTTGCTGTATACCCTG AGCTGCAAGGATGAGAGTTGGACCAGGACTGCAAAATATTTGATGGATGATGTTCCAATGCTGTTAAGTGCAAATACTGAGAAGGATGTCAAGAATGTTCTCTCCACAGTTGTCACGTCTCTCCCttcaaatttttctgagtttatTAAGTGGGTTGCTGAGGTTCGCAGAAGAGAGGATGGTGATCAAGGTTTAAGTCAAGAGGAAAAAGGAAGGCTTGCTATCAAG ggAGAGGTGTTGAAACAAGTGCAAGAAACTGGCCTTTATAAGATGGTGACGGATCTTTTATCTACAGAAAAACTTGTCTGCCAGTTTAACCAAACTTCAGATCCGTGGGATAGTTTGCCAAATATTGCTGCTACTGTTTGCTGCCAAGGGGCTGGAATATTTGCTGGGATATCTGGTTCGTCAAATAGGTTTTGCTGTCGGGAAACGTGTGTAAGATGTTACAGGGCTACTAATGGCGTCAAGCCTGTTACAGTAGTGTCTGGTACAGTGGTCAATGGCAATGGAGAGCATGGAGTTGATATGCTGGTGCCATCATCTCAAACTGAGGCTAGCAGCTGCCCTTCTGGCTCGTGTGGTTACTCTGGTATGCATCCAGCAAGTAATGATGTCTTGACGGCCCTTTTACTTGCATTACCCCCTGAAACATGGTCTGGTATCAAAGACGAGACGGTTTCACAGGAAATATTTGGCTTAGTTTCAACAGATAGCCTTCCTCCACTACTTCAAGGAGAG ATTATTCACTTGAGAGGTCAGCTACTTATGCTGAAGCGATGCAATGATAACAAGGTAGAAGAGGATCTAG GTAGCATTGCATTGAGTAGCTGTAGGTGTACCTCTCAGGGCGCAAATTCTTTCTAG
- the LOC140883330 gene encoding glycolipid transfer protein 1 yields MEGTVFSPALEGMKHVKTEEGVMLTKQFLDVCKLIIPVIEKFGAAMALVKSDVGGNITRLEDKYTSNPTKYNHLYSMIQEEVDAKTAKGSSSCTNGLLWLTRAMDFLVELFRNLLEHQDWAMSLACSDSYTKTLKKWHGWLASSSFTIAMKLAPDRKKFLDVVGGSGDINGDIEKFCTTFSPLLEENHKFLASVGMDDLKAS; encoded by the exons ATGGAAGGCACGGTGTTCTCACCTGCATTGGAAGGAATGAAGCACGTGAAGACAGAGGAAGGAGTAATGCTGACAAAGCAATTCTTGGATGTTTGCAAGCTAATTATACCTGTCATAG AAAAGTTTGGAGCTGCCATGGCACTTGTCAAATCTGATGTTGGAGGCAATATAACT AGGCTAGAGGACAAGTATACATCCAACCCAACAAAATATAATCACCTGTATAGCATGATACAGGAAGAAGTTGACGCTAAGACTGCTAAAGGCTCATCCAGTTGCACCAATGGTCTGTTGTGGTTGACCAG GGCCATGGATTTCTTGGTGGAATTGTTTCGGAATTTACTGGAGCATCAAGATTGGGCCATGTCTCTAGCTTGTTCTGATTCCTACACCAAAACCCTGAAAAAGTGGCATGGATGGCTGGCCAGTTCAAGCTTTACG ATTGCCATGAAGCTCGCTCCTGATAGGAAAAAATTCTTGGATGTCGTAGGTGGCTCTGGTGACATAAATGGTGATATCGAAAAATTTTGCACTACTTTCTCTCCACTTCTTGAAGAGAACCACAAGTTCTTG GCTAGCGTCGGGATGGATGATCTCAAGGCATCTTAA
- the LOC140878613 gene encoding uncharacterized protein, protein MTGAKIAMIPSQRCSFSLLCLLLFISLLSLKSGFSAKTEAEALVKWKRSLSPSSATDSWSLDNLSNLCNWTGITCNDEGSISEIYLSNADLSGRIDGFNFHSFQNLTSFNISGNNFSGVIPPSIGYLSKITFLDLSNNNLHGIIPREVGNLTEIQYISFYRNHLEGEVPYQIGNLQNVRFLDFGSNDLEATDWYRISSLPLLTHLSLDHNNLSLEFPDFITRCLNLTFLDLSHNNLTGRIPESVFKNLVKLEYLYLTSNSFQGPLSANVSNLSMLRDLRLADNLFSGSIPDSIGHIPNLQILKLSLNAFQGNIPASLGQLGNLEQLDLRMNELNSTIPPELCLLKNLNHLILSGNIFSGSIPQEIGNLQNLFTLDLSTNLFSGALPATITNLTNLSVLNLFHNNFNGNIPPAIGNLTSLRVFNASINKLSGKLPKSISNLSRLETLSLFHNELSGIIPEDLGRYSLVLAKVRFSFNFFWGRLPPYLCNGFALTDLRVNKNQFLGPLPDCLKNCSHLHLVRLDDNIFTGDISESFGIHTQLKLINIRLNKFTGQLKPKWGQYKQLSCIQMGSNDISGAIPTELGNLTQLHFLLLDSNKLTGEIPSFLCAMRALEVLHLSNNSLEGTVPQCLGNGSALISLNLNGNHLKGTLPQSLANCRQLQVLDLGNNKMQDRFPSWMENLLELRVLVLRSNRFHGTMPAPRNHVSYSMMQIFDMSDNRFNGSFPDQYFKNFKAMIDDMKNGTQTITSLSPAYAEFVTIIVKGNELYYKRIFEALTTIDMSNNMFHGNMSDSIGRLNSLRYLNMSHNVLTGHIPASIGHLPALESLDLSSNQLVGEIPQQLTMLTFLSHLNLSENHLVGSIPQSLQFLTFDNSSYLGNPGLCGSPLTEKCKAPAVTMLPQQGDYDSSILDGFKWQVILMGYGFGTLFGIILGHFFF, encoded by the exons ATGACAGGAGCAAAAATAGCCATGATACCATCCCAAAGATGTTCATTCTCATTGCTTTGTCTTCTTCTTTTTATCTCCTTACTTTCACTCAAATCTGGTTTTTCTGCAAAAACGGAAGCCGAAGCTCTTGTGAAGTGGAAAAGAAGCTTGTCACCATCTTCTGCTACCGATTCGTGGTCTCTCGATAACCTCAGTAACCTTTGCAACTGGACAGGGATTACCTGCAACGACGAGGGCTCTATTTCCGAAATATATTTATCCAATGCAGATCTTTCCGGCAGAATCGACGGATTCAATTTCCATTCATTCCAGAATCTAACCAGCTTCAACATCAGTGGAAACAACTTCAGTGGGGTGATACCGCCGAGTATCGGCTATCTATCCAAGATCACTTTCTTGGACCTAAGCAACAACAACTTGCATGGAATCATTCCACGGGAGGTTGGAAACTTGACAGAGATTCAGTACATTAGTTTCTATCGCAACCATCTCGAGGGAGAAGTTCCATATCAAATTGGAAATCTTCAAAATGTGagattcttggattttggttcaaatGACTTGGAGGCAACTGATTGGTATAGAATCTCGAGCCTCCCTCTTTTAACGCACCTCAGCTTAGATCACAACAACCTCAGCTTGGAATTTCCAGATTTTATAACCAGATGTCTCAATCTTACTTTTCTTGATCTGTCACATAACAATTTGACAGGCCGAATTCCCGAATCAGTATTCAAGAATTTAGTAAAACTTGAGTATCTATACCTCACCTCCAATTCATTTCAAGGGCCCCTGTCTGCAAACGTTAGCAATCTATCCATGTTGCGAGATCTTCGATTGGCAGACAACCTGTTCTCTGGCTCTATACCTGATTCCATTGGTCATATACCAAATCTCCAAATTCTTAAACTTTCTCTCAATGCATTCCAAGGAAACATTCCGGCTTCTTTAGGTCAACTAGGAAATCTCGAGCAACTAGATCTTCGGATGAACGAGCTGAATTCCACTATTCCTCCTGAGCTATGCTTGCTCAAAAATCTCAATCATCTTATTCTGTCTGGCAATATATTTTCGGGATCCATCCCGCAGGAGATTGGAAACCTCCAAAATTTGTTTACATTAGACCTTTCAACTAATCTGTTCTCTGGTGCATTGCCAGCAACAATCACAAACCTCACAAATCTCTCTGTTCTAAAtctttttcacaacaatttcAATGGAAATATCCCACCTGCTATTGGAAATCTAACATCACTTCGAGTTTTTAATGCCAGCATTAACAAATTGAGTGGGAAATTACCAAAATCCATCTCTAATCTCAGTAGGTTGGAGACCCTTTCTCTGTTTCATAATGAGCTTTCAGGCATCATTCCAGAGGACCTGGGAAGATATAGCCTTGTATTGGCCAAAGTTAGATTTTCATTTAACTTCTTCTGGGGTCGACTTCCCCCTTACCTGTGCAATGGCTTTGCTCTTACTGATCTTAGAGTGAACAAAAACCAGTTTTTGGGGCCCTTGCCTGATTGCTTGAAAAATTGTTCTCACCTTCATCTAGTAAGGCTTGATGACAACATATTTACGGGCGATATCTCAGAGTCATTCGGAATTCACACACAGCTtaaattgatcaatatcagacTAAATAAATTTACTGGCCAACTTAAGCCAAAGTGGGGACAATACAAACAgctctcatgcattcaaatggGTAGCAACGACATATCTGGAGCGATCCCCACCGAGCTAGGCAATTTGACACAGCTGCATTTTCTACTCTTGGACTCAAATAAACTCACAG GAGAGATTCCGTCATTTCTTTGCGCTATGAGAGCCCTCGAGGTTCTTCATCTGTCAAATAACAGTTTGGAAGGAACAGTTCCACAGTGTTTAGGAAATGGTAGTGCTCTGATATCTCTTAACTTGAACGGCAACCATTTGAAAGGAACACTCCCTCAGTCCTTGGCCAACTGTCGACAGCTTCAGGTTCTTGACCTCGGAAACAATAAAATGCAAGATCGTTTTCCCTCTTGGATGGAAAATCTTTTAGAGCTTCGAGTTCTTGTGTTGAGATCTAATAGGTTTCATGGCACGATGCCCGCGCCAAGGAATCATGTTTCCTATTCTATGATGCAAATCTTTGACATGTCTGACAATCGATTCAATGGCTCTTTCCCTgatcaatatttcaagaatttcaaagcCATGAttgatgatatgaaaaatggAACTCAGACAATTACGTCATTGTCTCCTGCTTATGCAGAGTTTGTGACAATCATTGTGAAAGGAAATGAGCTTTATTATAAGAGAATTTTTGAAGCTCTAACTACCATTGATATGTCAAACAACATGTTTCATGGAAATATGTCAGATTCAATTGGAAGACTCAACTCATTACGGTATTTGAACATGTCTCATAACGTCCTCACCGGTCATATTCCTGCAAGTATAGGACATCTACCGGCACTAGAATCATTGGATTTATCTTCAAATCAATTGGTAGGGGAAATTCCCCAGCAGTTAACAATGTTAACGTTTCTATCACACTTGAATCTGTCAGAAAATCATCTTGTCGGGTCGATACCTCAATCTCTGCAGTTTCTTACATTTGACAACAGCTCTTACTTAGGAAACCCGGGATTATGCGGATCGCCTTTGACCGAGAAATGCAAAGCACCAGCAGTTACAATGTTGCCACAACAAGGTGACTATGATTCTAGTATTTTGGATGGATTTAAGTGGCAAGTGATTCTTATGGGATATGGATTTGGTACATTATTTGGAATCATTTTAGGTCATTTCTTTTTTTAA
- the LOC140881509 gene encoding glutathione gamma-glutamylcysteinyltransferase 1 isoform X3 — protein sequence MEGFFKLISYFQTQSEPAYCGLASLSMVLNALAIDPGRRWKGPWRWFDESMLDCCEPLEKVKDKGIPFGKVVCLAHCAGADVKAFRTNQSTFDEFRKYVMECSSSDDCHLISSYNRETFNQTGTGHFSPIGGYHAERDMALILDVARFKYPPHWVPLKLLWDAMNTIDETTGQQRGFMLVSRHQREPALLYTLSCKDESWTRTAKYLMDDVPMLLSANTEKDVKNVLSTVVTSLPSNFSEFIKWVAEVRRREDGDQGLSQEEKGRLAIKGEVLKQVQETGLYKMVTDLLSTEKLVCQFNQTSDPWDSLPNIAATVCCQGAGIFAGISGSSNRFCCRETCVRCYRATNGVKPVTVVSGTVVNGNGEHGVDMLVPSSQTEASSCPSGSCGYSGMHPASNDVLTALLLALPPETWSGIKDETVSQEIFGLVSTDSLPPLLQGEIIHLRGQLLMLKRCNDNKVEEDLGSIALSSCRCTSQGANSF from the exons ATGGAAGGATTTTTCAAGCTGATTTCTTATTTTCAGACGCAATCTGAACCTGCCTATTGTGGTTTGGCTAGCCTTTCAATGGTCTTGAATGCCCTTGCTATTGATCCAGGTAGAAGATGGAAAG GGCCTTGGAGATGGTTCGATGAATCGATGTTGGATTGCTGCGAGCCTCTAGAAAAGGTCAAGGACAAAGGTATTCCATTTGGGAAGGTTGTTTGCTTGGCCCATTGTGCTGGAGCTGACGTCAAAGCTTTTCGCACAAATCAGAGCACTTTTGATGAATTTCGGAAGTATGTGATGGAGTGTTCAAGTTCAGATGATTGCCATCTGATTTCATCTTATAACAGAGAAACATTTAACCAG ACTGGGACAGGTCATTTTTCACCAATTGGGGGATATCATGCTGAACGCGATATGGCCTTGATTCTAGATGTTGCGCGGTTTAAATATCCTCCTCACTGGGTCCCACTTAAGCTTCTTTGGGATGCCATGAATACTATTGACGAAACAACTGGACAACAACGTGG GTTCATGCTCGTGTCGAGGCATCAGAGAGAACCGGCTTTGCTGTATACCCTG AGCTGCAAGGATGAGAGTTGGACCAGGACTGCAAAATATTTGATGGATGATGTTCCAATGCTGTTAAGTGCAAATACTGAGAAGGATGTCAAGAATGTTCTCTCCACAGTTGTCACGTCTCTCCCttcaaatttttctgagtttatTAAGTGGGTTGCTGAGGTTCGCAGAAGAGAGGATGGTGATCAAGGTTTAAGTCAAGAGGAAAAAGGAAGGCTTGCTATCAAG ggAGAGGTGTTGAAACAAGTGCAAGAAACTGGCCTTTATAAGATGGTGACGGATCTTTTATCTACAGAAAAACTTGTCTGCCAGTTTAACCAAACTTCAGATCCGTGGGATAGTTTGCCAAATATTGCTGCTACTGTTTGCTGCCAAGGGGCTGGAATATTTGCTGGGATATCTGGTTCGTCAAATAGGTTTTGCTGTCGGGAAACGTGTGTAAGATGTTACAGGGCTACTAATGGCGTCAAGCCTGTTACAGTAGTGTCTGGTACAGTGGTCAATGGCAATGGAGAGCATGGAGTTGATATGCTGGTGCCATCATCTCAAACTGAGGCTAGCAGCTGCCCTTCTGGCTCGTGTGGTTACTCTGGTATGCATCCAGCAAGTAATGATGTCTTGACGGCCCTTTTACTTGCATTACCCCCTGAAACATGGTCTGGTATCAAAGACGAGACGGTTTCACAGGAAATATTTGGCTTAGTTTCAACAGATAGCCTTCCTCCACTACTTCAAGGAGAG ATTATTCACTTGAGAGGTCAGCTACTTATGCTGAAGCGATGCAATGATAACAAGGTAGAAGAGGATCTAG GTAGCATTGCATTGAGTAGCTGTAGGTGTACCTCTCAGGGCGCAAATTCTTTCTAG